CGATGACGCCGGCACCCACCGCCTGCCGCGCGGCCCCAAGCTCGATGTGGCGCGCCAGCTGGTGGCCCACCTCGCCGCGCTCTACACCCACACCAGGAAACCCGCATGACCCGCCCCATCCTCGACATCAAGATACTCGACGAGCGCCTGCGCCAGAACCTGCCGGCCTATGCCACTGCCGGCGCGGCCGGGCTCGACTTGCGCGCCTGCCTGGAGGCGCCGCTGGAGCTGGCGCCGGGTGCGACCACGCTGGTGCCCACCGGCATGGCCATCCACCTGGCTGATCCGGGCCTGGCCGCGATGATCCTGCCGCGCTCGGGCCTGGGGCATAAGCACGGCATCGTGCTCGGCAACCTCGTCGGCCTGATCGACTCGGACTACCAGGGCCAGGTATTCGTCTCGGTGTGGAACCGCGGCCACACCGGCTTCACCATCCAGCCGCTGGAGCGTATTGCGCAGCTGGTGGTGGTGCCGGTGGTGCAGGTCGAATTCAACGTGGTCGACGACTTTGCCGAGAGCGAGCGCGGCGAAGGTGGCTTTGGCAGCACTGGCAAGCACTGAGCTCACGGCACGGACCGAGGCACTGCTGCGCGCCGATGCCACGCGCTGGCGTTGCCTGACGGCGATGCAGGCGCTCGGCCTGCCTGATGGCTGGATTGTCGCGGGCTTCCTGCGCAACCTGGTCTGGGACCATCGCTTCGATACCCGTACCGGCTTGAACGACGTGGACGTGGTCTATTTCGACCCGGTCGATCTCGGCCGGGAGGGTGAGCAGCAGCTCGAAGCGCTTTTGGCGGAAGCGGAGCCACAGGTGTGCTGGCAAGTGCGCAACCAGGCACGCATGCACCTGCGGCATGGTCATGCACCCTACCGCGATTGCCTCGACGCCATTTCCCGATACCCGGAGTATGAAACCGCCGCTGGCGTGCGGTTGGGTCCCAACGGCACGCTCGAATGGCTGCTGCCATTCGGTCTGGAGCACAATTGGGCCGGGACTCTCACCGCCAATCCGACCGTGCCGTTGCCGGTATTCCAGCACCGCGTGCAGCAGAAACAATGGCTGGCGATCTGGCCTGAGCTGCGCGTCGTGGTGAAAGAGGTCGGCCCACGCTCGGACGGCGCGCCCGACGCGTAACGCGGTGTGACGGCCCGGTTACACGTCACGCCGTCTGGCTTACCGGGCGAAACCAAAAGCATGTTGTCGGCATAGGGAAAGCTGTCGGAAAGTGGCGGGGCGCGGCAATCCCGCCGTGCTTCGACCTGACCGGATCGCCCCCATGCAGCCCTCCCGTTTTCTGCCCATCCTGCTTGTCTTGAGCCTCGCCCTTGCCGCTTGCGGCAAGAAGGAGGAAGGCGGTGGCGACTTTTCCAGCGCGGAATCTGCCGCTCCCGCCATGGCCGAAGCCGCGCCCGCTGCCGCAGTGGCCTCCAGCCCGGCTGACGCGCTGACGTCTCGTGTACTGGGCAGCCTGCCGGCCGATCGCCGTTTCGTGATCACCGCCAGTGTCGAGGCGCGCGTAAAGGACACCTATCGTGCCAGTACCGCGATCGAGGATTTGGCGGCGACAGAGGGTGGTTTTGTGATCCGCAACGATCTCACCGCTGAGGTCAGCGATACCCGCGAGTTCGCCCAGCCGGATGGCACCCGCCTGGAGTTGGTGCAATACGTTACGCGCGCCCGCTTGATTGTGCGGGTGCCCACCGCACGCACGCAGGCTTTCCTGCGCGCGCTGGCCGCGCAAATCGATTTTCTGGAAGCGCGCAGCTATGGCGCCGAGGATGTGCAACTGGATTGGCTGCGGCAGCAACTGGCCGCGCGACGCAGCCAGGAAGCACAGCAGCAGATGGGCGAGGTGGCTTCCGCGCCGGGGCGGACCAGCCAGCGCATCGAGGCAATTGATCGCCAGTTACAGACCAAGGCCGCGCGCGATGAGGCGATGCTGGCGCAGGCGCTGCTGGACGACAAGGTAACCTACAGCACCGTGGCGCTGACGCTGCACCAGCCGCCGCAACTGCGCAGAACGGTACTGGCCGATTTCGAGTCCGCGCTGGCCGACCAACGTCCGCCGTTCCTGGCGAGCCTGGGCCAATCGCTGAAGACCGGTTGGCGCGGCCTGCAGACGCTGGTGATCGCACTGGCGGTACTGTGGCCGCTGTGGCTGGCTGTGGCGCTGGTGCTGGGCGTGGTGACATGGCACCTGCGCCGCCGCCGGGTCACGACGCAAGCGTGACGGTCAGTCAAGCAGCGCTGCCAGTTGCCGGGTGAGCTGCCTGGCGCTGGCTGCCGCGGCCTGTTCCAAGGGCGCCCGATGGGCTGCGTCGTCTCGCCAGCCAGCCTGGAACTGGACATCGTAGTCGTGCAGGTCGCCCAAGTCGGACTGTGCCCGCTTCAATGCGGCATGCAGCTTGCGCTGGCGCTTGGGCAACCAGCGCCCGGCGTGCTCGATCAGGTAACGCAAGCGCTTCACGTCGAGCCGCAGCGCATGCCAATGTTCGGCATCGCGTGGGTGGGCGAGATCGTCGGCGAGCCGCTGCACCAGACGCTGGCTACGGCGGCGGATGCGCCGGCGCAGCACGGCACGCTGCCGTTCGGCGAGGCTCAGGTCCAGCCAAGCGTGGCTGGCAGCAAGCAGCACCGGCCAGTCGACGCTGCTGAGCGCGGTACGAACAACGGCGTAACCGGTATCCCGCTGCTGGATGATCTGCGGGCGAGCAGGGTGGTCGTCGGACAATTGCGTCAGTTGCACTTCGGCATCGCGTGCCGGGCCGGTGAGGGCGGCGAGGCTGCGCCAGGCCTGCAGCAACGCAAGATCGGTCTCACGGCGCCGAAATACCAGCGGTAGCAGAGCACGCCAGCCTCGCAAGCCGATGCGTAGCTGGTGCAGAGCATCGGGCTGCGCGGCGAGCACGCCGTTGCGCTGGACTTCGATCTGGTCGAGCAGTGCATGCAGTTGCTGCTTCAACTGGCGTTTGCGGGGCATCGCGTATTACTCCAGCCAGCTCGCAGCCAGCGTGCGGGCTTCGCCCAGCGAGCGGACCACGGGCACGCCCAACGCCAGCGTCTCGGCAGTGGGTGGTTTCAGATCGGGCACCATGATGACGCGGCAACCGGCGGCGTGCGCGGCAGCCACGCCGAAATTGGAATCCTCGAACACCACGCAGTGCTGCGGTTTGGCGCCAAGCAAACCGGCAGCCTTGATGTAGATTTCCGGGTCCGGCTTCGGCTGGGCGATCTCATCGCCGCACACCAGCAAGCGAAACCGCGTGAGGATGCCCACCGCGTCGAGGTGATGCTCGGCGATGCTGCGCCGGGTGGAGGTGGCAACGGCCTTGGGCAGCTCGGCGTCTTCCAGCCAGCCCAGCAGCGACAACAGGTCGGCCTTGAGCGGAATGGGGCGGGTGGTTGCCGCCATATAGCGGGTGTGGGTGGCCGCGAGCAGCGCCTCGGTCGGGAAATCGCTGCCGAACAGGTCGGTCAAGTAGGCCGGCGCCTTGCTGATGTGCATGCCGACCATGCCGAGCGCGGCGGACTCCGGAAAGGTGAGGGCGAGTTCGGTGGCGGCATCCAGCCAGCAACCGATGGCGATGCGCTCGGTATCGAGCATCAGGCCGTCCATATCGAAAATGGCGGCGCGCGGCGGGGCAAGGGCGGACATGGTGGAACCGGGTTGCAGGTAAAATAAGCAGATTCGCCGAGTCTAACCGAGTTCCCGATGAAGCAAGCCGCCACCGTCACCTGCCATTGCGGCCTCAATGCCGACTATGTCGCCTGTTGTGGCCGCTACCATGCAGGTGAGGCCGCACCGACGGCGCAGGCGCTGATGCGCTCGCGTTACAGCGCCTATGTGCTGGCGCTGGAGCCCTATCTGCTCGCCACTTGGCATGCCTCGACCCGACCGCTCCAGCTTGATCTCGCGAGCGATGCTCCGGCCCGCTGGCTGGGGCTGACGGTGAAGCACCATGAAGCGACTGGCGATACAGCAGTGGTCGAGTTCGTCGCGCGCTACAAGGTGGGTGGGCGCGCCTATCGCCTGCACGAGACCAGCCGGTTTGTCCGCGAGGGTGGGCGCTGGTTCTATGTTGATGGCGAGTTGCACCAAGACTGAGTGGTGTCGGCGCCACATGCGGCGGCGTGGTGCATGTCCTTGATTTCGCATGCGCAATATTGGTGAGGGAAAATCCTGAGTCCTGATTTCCTGCACCAAGCTTGACTTCGTGCAGTTCCAGCGATAATTTCAAACAAACGTTTGAAACCCGGTTTGTCGGGTTACGTGAATAATGCCGGCGCAGCGACGCCGGCAATCGCTGGAGACCGACATGGCTGAAACGGCCAAGGCGCAGGAAACGTCGACGCGCATACTCGACGCTGCCGAGGTGTTGTTCGTCGAGCACGGCTTCGATGCCACCTCGATGCGCATGATCACCCAGACCGCCGGCGTGAATATCGCAGCGGTCAACTACTATTTTGGCTCCAAGGATGGCCTGTTCAAGGCTGTGTTCGAGCGTCGCGCCGAGCCCTTCGCCCGGCTGACGCTGGAAAAGTTGAATGAGATCGAGGCTGGTGGCGCGGTGCCCAATCCCCGCCAGATCACAGAGGCCTTCGTGGCCGCATCGGCGCTGATGGGGAGCGATACCACACTGGGTGGCCAGTTGTTCGTGCGCCTCCTGGG
This region of Chitinolyticbacter meiyuanensis genomic DNA includes:
- the dut gene encoding dUTP diphosphatase encodes the protein MTRPILDIKILDERLRQNLPAYATAGAAGLDLRACLEAPLELAPGATTLVPTGMAIHLADPGLAAMILPRSGLGHKHGIVLGNLVGLIDSDYQGQVFVSVWNRGHTGFTIQPLERIAQLVVVPVVQVEFNVVDDFAESERGEGGFGSTGKH
- a CDS encoding nucleotidyltransferase family protein produces the protein MALAALASTELTARTEALLRADATRWRCLTAMQALGLPDGWIVAGFLRNLVWDHRFDTRTGLNDVDVVYFDPVDLGREGEQQLEALLAEAEPQVCWQVRNQARMHLRHGHAPYRDCLDAISRYPEYETAAGVRLGPNGTLEWLLPFGLEHNWAGTLTANPTVPLPVFQHRVQQKQWLAIWPELRVVVKEVGPRSDGAPDA
- a CDS encoding DUF4349 domain-containing protein; translated protein: MQPSRFLPILLVLSLALAACGKKEEGGGDFSSAESAAPAMAEAAPAAAVASSPADALTSRVLGSLPADRRFVITASVEARVKDTYRASTAIEDLAATEGGFVIRNDLTAEVSDTREFAQPDGTRLELVQYVTRARLIVRVPTARTQAFLRALAAQIDFLEARSYGAEDVQLDWLRQQLAARRSQEAQQQMGEVASAPGRTSQRIEAIDRQLQTKAARDEAMLAQALLDDKVTYSTVALTLHQPPQLRRTVLADFESALADQRPPFLASLGQSLKTGWRGLQTLVIALAVLWPLWLAVALVLGVVTWHLRRRRVTTQA
- a CDS encoding CHAD domain-containing protein — its product is MPRKRQLKQQLHALLDQIEVQRNGVLAAQPDALHQLRIGLRGWRALLPLVFRRRETDLALLQAWRSLAALTGPARDAEVQLTQLSDDHPARPQIIQQRDTGYAVVRTALSSVDWPVLLAASHAWLDLSLAERQRAVLRRRIRRRSQRLVQRLADDLAHPRDAEHWHALRLDVKRLRYLIEHAGRWLPKRQRKLHAALKRAQSDLGDLHDYDVQFQAGWRDDAAHRAPLEQAAAASARQLTRQLAALLD
- a CDS encoding HAD family hydrolase, giving the protein MSALAPPRAAIFDMDGLMLDTERIAIGCWLDAATELALTFPESAALGMVGMHISKAPAYLTDLFGSDFPTEALLAATHTRYMAATTRPIPLKADLLSLLGWLEDAELPKAVATSTRRSIAEHHLDAVGILTRFRLLVCGDEIAQPKPDPEIYIKAAGLLGAKPQHCVVFEDSNFGVAAAHAAGCRVIMVPDLKPPTAETLALGVPVVRSLGEARTLAASWLE
- a CDS encoding YchJ family protein, producing MKQAATVTCHCGLNADYVACCGRYHAGEAAPTAQALMRSRYSAYVLALEPYLLATWHASTRPLQLDLASDAPARWLGLTVKHHEATGDTAVVEFVARYKVGGRAYRLHETSRFVREGGRWFYVDGELHQD
- a CDS encoding TetR/AcrR family transcriptional regulator, which codes for MAETAKAQETSTRILDAAEVLFVEHGFDATSMRMITQTAGVNIAAVNYYFGSKDGLFKAVFERRAEPFARLTLEKLNEIEAGGAVPNPRQITEAFVAASALMGSDTTLGGQLFVRLLGRTFVEPHPILKESMPRRYGEVTRRYVAAYQRALPQLSEAEVHWRFHFLTSAMFNAFAGNNVLRLFMTQPLVNARDPQLIARMLLPFIEAGLNAPAAA